In Desulfuromonas sp. KJ2020, a single window of DNA contains:
- a CDS encoding aminotransferase, giving the protein MKLPLSPHIRQVHFPPISEVKNWIAGRHFPAERPLVDLCQAVPDYPPAPELTDYLAGCLADPLTSRYTPDEGLPEVRQAICAWYERLYGAALQPNQLCLSIGASQAFWLAIVTLCQAGDEVIVQTPYYFDHAMALDILGLKAVYTPFDEADAGLPDVDRIASLITSRTKAIVLVTPSNPTGAVTPPATLGRLFELARERGLALVLDETYNAFLPGGARPHELFSRVDWDESLVHIASFGKTFALTGYRAGMLVASQEFIHHALKAQDTMAVCQPRLTQLAVGYGVAHLDAWVAANRDMMQRRHDRFRAEFLKPGNPFRLVASGGFFAWVRHPWPGQSGRQVAKRLADEANLICLPGEVFGPGLENYLRLAFGNIHEDRLVEAVRRFRDFPV; this is encoded by the coding sequence GTGAAATTGCCCCTCTCCCCCCATATCCGACAGGTCCACTTTCCGCCCATCTCCGAGGTCAAGAACTGGATTGCCGGCCGCCACTTTCCCGCCGAACGGCCTCTGGTCGACCTGTGCCAGGCCGTCCCCGATTATCCGCCGGCCCCGGAACTGACCGATTATCTGGCTGGTTGTCTGGCTGATCCGCTGACCTCGCGCTACACCCCCGATGAAGGGCTGCCCGAGGTACGGCAGGCGATCTGCGCCTGGTATGAGCGCCTGTACGGGGCGGCGCTGCAGCCGAACCAGCTCTGTCTGAGCATCGGCGCCAGCCAGGCCTTCTGGCTGGCCATTGTGACCCTCTGCCAAGCCGGCGACGAGGTCATCGTGCAGACGCCTTATTATTTCGATCACGCCATGGCGCTGGATATCCTCGGCCTGAAGGCGGTCTATACCCCCTTTGACGAAGCGGATGCGGGCCTGCCTGATGTGGATCGTATCGCCTCACTGATCACTTCGCGTACCAAGGCCATTGTGCTGGTGACGCCGAGCAATCCCACGGGGGCGGTAACGCCGCCGGCAACGCTGGGCAGGCTTTTCGAACTGGCCCGGGAGCGCGGTCTCGCCCTGGTGCTGGACGAAACCTACAATGCTTTTCTCCCCGGTGGCGCCCGCCCGCACGAGCTGTTCAGCCGCGTCGACTGGGACGAAAGCCTGGTGCATATCGCCTCCTTCGGCAAAACCTTTGCCCTGACCGGCTACCGGGCAGGTATGCTGGTCGCTTCCCAGGAGTTCATCCATCACGCCCTCAAGGCGCAGGACACCATGGCGGTCTGCCAGCCCCGCCTGACCCAGCTGGCCGTGGGCTACGGCGTGGCCCATCTCGACGCCTGGGTGGCGGCCAACCGCGACATGATGCAGCGCCGTCATGATCGTTTTCGGGCCGAATTCCTCAAGCCCGGCAATCCCTTCCGGCTGGTGGCCAGCGGCGGCTTTTTCGCCTGGGTGCGGCACCCCTGGCCGGGACAGAGCGGGCGGCAGGTGGCCAAGCGCCTGGCCGACGAGGCCAATCTCATCTGTCTGCCGGGAGAGGTATTCGGCCCCGGTCTGGAGAATTACCTGCGCCTGGCTTTCGGCAACATCCACGAAGACCGCCTCGTCGAGGCGGTGCGCCGTTTCCGCGATTTTCCCGTCTGA
- a CDS encoding GAF domain-containing protein produces the protein MKIRLGELLIEEKLLTASQLEEGLRNQVLYGGRLGTNLLELGFLKEEDIARVLSKKLGVPYIEPDELDHAVFTTLQLIPARIAEKYSVIPIRLQNNRLVLAMADPSNFTAIDEIAFNTGYIVQPVVAPELHIVKALDRYYSIEPKERFVRSLADQSKAVAPAQTSFPDDDTLWDIPASAVESAPPVEKPAPAAEPVQPKPAFDDEPEEIEPYTLGTAAEQLAECADREEIADILVEYLGGEFDCCALFLLRDDNAYGWKARVGGRQVAGFDTLCVPLDEPSILKTIHQSHSYYLGPVPRAPFNSLLLKELGNRIPSAVLLAPLIVHGRLIGTLFVTSEREVDEKWILELQQLNIKAAMAFEVLILKSKIRMM, from the coding sequence ATGAAAATTCGTCTCGGAGAACTGCTGATCGAAGAAAAGCTGCTGACCGCCTCGCAATTGGAAGAAGGACTGCGCAATCAGGTCCTCTACGGCGGCCGCCTCGGCACCAACCTGCTGGAGCTCGGCTTTCTCAAAGAAGAGGACATCGCCCGGGTTCTCAGCAAAAAGCTCGGGGTGCCCTATATAGAACCTGATGAACTGGATCACGCCGTCTTCACCACTCTCCAGCTCATTCCGGCCCGCATCGCCGAAAAATACAGCGTCATCCCCATTCGCCTCCAGAACAACCGTCTGGTGCTGGCCATGGCCGACCCGTCCAATTTTACGGCGATTGACGAGATTGCTTTTAACACCGGTTACATCGTGCAGCCTGTCGTCGCTCCCGAACTGCATATCGTCAAGGCTCTGGACCGCTACTACAGTATCGAACCCAAAGAACGTTTTGTCCGCTCCCTGGCTGACCAAAGCAAAGCGGTGGCCCCCGCCCAGACCTCTTTTCCGGATGACGACACCTTGTGGGACATTCCGGCCTCCGCCGTCGAATCGGCGCCCCCCGTCGAAAAACCGGCGCCGGCGGCCGAACCCGTCCAGCCCAAGCCTGCCTTCGATGACGAACCGGAGGAGATCGAGCCCTACACTTTGGGCACAGCGGCTGAACAGCTGGCCGAATGCGCCGACCGCGAGGAGATCGCCGATATCCTCGTGGAATATCTTGGCGGCGAGTTCGATTGCTGCGCCCTCTTTCTACTGCGCGATGACAACGCCTACGGCTGGAAGGCCCGCGTCGGCGGACGGCAGGTCGCCGGCTTCGATACGCTCTGCGTGCCCCTCGATGAGCCGTCCATCCTCAAGACCATCCACCAGAGCCACAGCTATTATCTTGGGCCCGTCCCCCGCGCGCCCTTCAATTCGCTCCTGCTCAAGGAGCTGGGGAATCGCATCCCCTCTGCCGTGCTCCTGGCCCCGCTCATCGTCCACGGCCGCCTTATCGGCACCCTCTTTGTCACCAGTGAACGGGAAGTGGATGAAAAATGGATTCTTGAATTGCAGCAACTCAATATCAAGGCCGCCATGGCTTTTGAGGTACTCATCCTCAAGAGCAAGATCAGGATGATGTGA
- a CDS encoding M20/M25/M40 family metallo-hydrolase has protein sequence MIDHQRLADEFFRLASISSPSFREGTISRYLSERLRLLGAEVVDDGAGPKIGSESGNLVAYFPARGKEASPLMLSVHMDTVEPGDGVQPVLQDGVFTSAGETVLGADDKAGIAEILEAIQVLQERDIPYGPLEVVVTVCEEVGLLGAKNLDFSLIRSRRGLALDTSGVDLAIHRAPCANKIRFEVRGREAHAGIAPEMGLSAIAVAARAIDRMRLGRIDEETTANMGTIRGGQATNIVPRSVVLEGEARSHSRLKLEQQTAHMIDCFKEAARELTRDIGGRPVCAEVVTEVMSDYPLMAVPRDAGILQLVEAAGKTLGRTIEVKGAGGGSDANVFNGQGIETVILGTGMSNVHSVDEFVRVEDMVRVSELLVEIISQA, from the coding sequence ATGATCGATCATCAACGGCTTGCCGACGAATTTTTCCGCCTGGCCTCCATCTCCAGCCCCTCTTTTCGCGAAGGGACGATTTCCCGCTATTTGAGCGAGCGCCTGCGCCTGCTCGGGGCCGAGGTGGTGGACGATGGCGCCGGCCCGAAGATTGGCAGCGAAAGCGGCAACCTGGTCGCCTATTTTCCCGCCCGCGGCAAAGAGGCGTCGCCGCTGATGCTGTCGGTGCACATGGATACGGTCGAGCCGGGCGACGGCGTGCAGCCTGTGCTGCAGGATGGTGTTTTTACCAGCGCCGGCGAAACGGTGCTGGGGGCGGACGACAAGGCGGGCATCGCCGAAATTCTCGAGGCCATCCAGGTACTGCAGGAGAGGGATATCCCCTATGGTCCGCTGGAGGTGGTGGTCACCGTTTGCGAGGAAGTGGGGCTGCTCGGCGCCAAAAACCTCGATTTTTCCCTGATCCGCTCCCGCCGGGGGCTGGCTCTCGATACCTCGGGAGTCGATCTGGCCATCCATCGCGCCCCCTGCGCCAACAAGATCCGCTTCGAGGTGCGCGGCCGCGAAGCCCATGCCGGCATCGCGCCGGAGATGGGACTTTCCGCCATCGCCGTGGCCGCCCGGGCCATCGATCGCATGCGCCTGGGCCGCATCGACGAAGAAACGACGGCCAACATGGGGACGATCCGTGGCGGGCAGGCCACCAATATTGTCCCTCGCAGCGTCGTGCTCGAAGGGGAGGCCCGCAGCCACAGCCGCCTGAAGCTGGAGCAGCAGACGGCCCACATGATCGACTGTTTCAAGGAAGCGGCTCGGGAGCTGACGCGAGACATCGGCGGCCGTCCGGTCTGCGCCGAGGTCGTCACGGAAGTGATGTCCGACTATCCGCTTATGGCGGTGCCACGGGACGCCGGCATCCTGCAGTTGGTGGAAGCCGCCGGTAAGACCTTGGGGCGGACCATCGAGGTGAAGGGGGCCGGCGGCGGCAGCGACGCCAATGTCTTCAACGGCCAGGGGATCGAAACGGTCATTCTCGGTACCGGCATGAGCAACGTGCATTCGGTCGACGAGTTCGTGCGGGTCGAAGATATGGTCCGCGTCAGCGAGCTGCTGGTCGAAATCATCAGCCAGGCTTAG
- a CDS encoding peptidoglycan DD-metalloendopeptidase family protein has protein sequence MNRDFNPPKSYQRSRTSKRSRLFWVLLLVGLVLTPLLLVNRPTVSPLEARTNPDQEPSAPAPPEISMEVIEGTVRPGDSATTLLGEHLSPAEILQLDSRCRDIFPLSKICVEQPYKLTLRDGAFESFEYEINADDQLLVRRAEDSFDVARIPIEYTVRTERVSGTITSSLFEAITEIGEGPELAMTLADIFAWDIDFILDIREGDSFQAVLEKRFREGSFAGYGRVLAAQFTNQGNPFRAFLFQDGEQRPSYYDAEGKSVRKAFLKAPLAFSRISSGFSMKRFHPITKTWKSHPAIDYAAPVGTPIKSVGDGTIIAKGYTRANGNYLKIRHNGAYESIYLHMNGFARGMRNGLRVSQGQVIGYVGSTGLATGPHLCFRMRKNGAPINPARIKAPASAPVSAQNMPQFQALIAPHLASFQNGDISSGTKMAAAPPETAESERN, from the coding sequence GTGAACCGCGACTTCAATCCCCCCAAAAGTTATCAACGCAGCCGCACGAGTAAACGCTCCCGCCTTTTCTGGGTGCTCCTGCTCGTAGGTCTCGTGCTGACCCCTCTGCTGCTGGTAAACCGCCCCACGGTGTCGCCCCTTGAGGCCCGCACGAACCCGGATCAGGAACCGAGCGCGCCGGCCCCTCCCGAAATTTCCATGGAAGTGATCGAAGGGACGGTCCGCCCGGGCGATTCCGCCACCACCCTGCTGGGCGAACACCTCTCGCCGGCCGAAATTCTTCAGCTCGACAGCCGCTGCCGCGACATCTTTCCCCTGTCGAAGATCTGCGTCGAACAACCCTACAAACTCACCCTGCGCGACGGGGCCTTCGAATCCTTTGAATACGAAATCAACGCCGACGACCAGCTGCTGGTGCGCCGGGCCGAGGACAGCTTCGACGTCGCCCGCATTCCCATCGAATACACGGTACGCACCGAACGCGTCAGCGGCACCATCACCTCGAGCCTCTTCGAGGCCATCACCGAAATCGGCGAAGGCCCGGAACTGGCCATGACCCTGGCCGACATCTTCGCCTGGGACATCGACTTCATCCTCGATATCCGCGAGGGGGACAGCTTTCAGGCTGTCCTCGAAAAGCGTTTCCGCGAAGGAAGCTTCGCCGGCTACGGCCGTGTGCTGGCGGCCCAATTTACCAACCAGGGGAACCCCTTCCGGGCCTTTCTCTTTCAGGACGGCGAGCAGAGGCCCTCCTACTACGACGCCGAGGGCAAAAGCGTGCGCAAGGCCTTTCTCAAGGCGCCCCTGGCCTTCTCCCGCATCTCCTCGGGTTTTTCCATGAAGCGCTTTCACCCCATCACCAAAACCTGGAAGTCCCATCCGGCCATCGACTATGCCGCGCCGGTGGGAACCCCCATCAAAAGCGTCGGAGACGGCACCATCATTGCCAAGGGGTACACCCGGGCCAACGGCAATTACCTCAAAATCCGCCACAACGGCGCCTATGAGAGTATCTATCTGCATATGAACGGTTTCGCCCGCGGCATGCGCAACGGCCTGCGAGTGAGCCAGGGGCAGGTCATCGGCTACGTCGGCAGCACCGGTCTGGCCACCGGCCCCCACCTGTGCTTCCGCATGCGCAAGAACGGGGCCCCCATCAACCCGGCCCGCATCAAGGCGCCGGCCTCAGCACCCGTCTCCGCCCAGAACATGCCGCAATTCCAGGCGCTCATCGCTCCGCACCTGGCTTCTTTTCAGAATGGAGATATTTCCTCGGGGACAAAGATGGCAGCAGCTCCGCCAGAAACGGCAGAATCTGAACGCAACTGA
- the hrpB gene encoding ATP-dependent helicase HrpB, protein MSTSLPVDSLLPDLRRALRDAGAVVLQAAPGAGKTTRVPLALLDEPWLQGRRILMLEPRRLAATNAARYMASCLGEEVGETVGYTIRFDRKVSALTRIEVVTEGILTRRLQSDPLLENVGLVIFDEFHERNLHSDLALALCRDAQTGLRDDLKLLVMSATLDSGPVAELLGGAPLLSSEGRSYPVEVRYLPQAPQGAVAEYTAAAVRRALGETTGDILVFLPGAREIRRCQQRLESDGGLASVEVCPLYAGLPFTAQEKAILPGKKRRVVLATNIAETSLTIEGVRVVVDSGLERRPRFDAAAGVSRLETVNISNASATQRAGRAGRLDPGLCYRLWTEAAQGSLLPFAPPEIRVADLSGLALELALWGVPDPGQLAWLDPPPAGALTAARELLAELGVLDEKGRVTEEGRRLARFPVEVRLARLLLSGEKLGVWPLACDLAALLSERDLLASIPGAAVASDSDLLDRLEVLARWRRHPRSEVIADRAGAAVERTARQLRRLGPKGGDESPELETVGRLLAAAFPDRVACEREGGGGRYLLANGQGAHLSPRSRVHGQRWLVAVEVRAGNQGEGEIHLASALPESMVEADFRAKLPWRRRVAWDSRQQRVQAVEEQRLGALVLGSRAIKPSEEELVGAVLDGVRQHGLDCLSWSAADRQFAARVRLLARVFPEEGWPAMAEEQLLASLETWLSPWLGKVRTRADLARVEVGAALAARLDWPRRQRLDQLAPTHLEVPSGSRLAIDYVGGDQPVLAVKLQELFGLAETPRLAGGRVPLLLHLLSPARRPIQVTTDLKNFWDNVYPEVKKELKGRYPKHPWPDDPWTAVPTRHTRRR, encoded by the coding sequence ATGTCCACTTCCCTGCCTGTCGACAGCCTGCTGCCTGATTTGCGCCGCGCCCTGCGTGACGCCGGGGCCGTGGTGCTGCAGGCCGCCCCCGGCGCCGGCAAGACCACGCGCGTGCCGCTGGCTTTGCTCGACGAACCCTGGCTGCAGGGGCGCCGCATCCTCATGCTGGAACCGCGGCGGCTGGCGGCGACCAACGCCGCCCGCTACATGGCCTCCTGTCTGGGGGAAGAGGTGGGAGAGACGGTGGGCTACACCATCCGCTTTGACCGCAAGGTCTCGGCGCTGACCCGCATCGAGGTCGTCACCGAGGGCATTCTGACCCGCCGGCTGCAGAGCGATCCCCTGCTGGAGAATGTGGGGCTGGTCATCTTCGACGAATTCCACGAACGCAACCTGCATTCCGACCTGGCTCTGGCGCTGTGTCGCGACGCCCAGACGGGCCTGCGCGACGACCTGAAGCTGCTGGTCATGTCGGCCACCCTCGATTCCGGGCCGGTGGCCGAGCTTCTCGGCGGGGCGCCGCTGCTGAGCAGCGAGGGACGCAGTTACCCGGTTGAGGTGCGTTATCTCCCCCAGGCGCCCCAGGGGGCCGTGGCCGAGTACACGGCGGCGGCCGTGCGACGGGCTCTGGGCGAAACGACAGGGGATATCCTCGTCTTTTTGCCCGGGGCCAGAGAGATTCGCCGCTGTCAGCAGCGGCTGGAGAGTGATGGCGGGCTGGCCTCCGTCGAGGTCTGTCCCCTCTATGCCGGGCTGCCCTTTACCGCCCAGGAAAAGGCCATCCTCCCCGGCAAGAAGCGGCGGGTGGTGCTGGCGACCAACATCGCCGAGACCAGCCTGACCATCGAAGGCGTACGCGTGGTGGTGGACAGCGGTCTGGAGCGCCGCCCCCGTTTCGATGCCGCCGCCGGCGTCTCCCGTCTCGAGACGGTGAATATCTCGAACGCCAGCGCGACGCAGCGGGCAGGCCGGGCCGGGCGCCTGGACCCGGGTCTCTGCTACAGGCTGTGGACCGAAGCCGCCCAGGGCAGTCTGCTGCCTTTCGCTCCTCCGGAGATTCGCGTGGCCGACCTTTCGGGGCTGGCCCTGGAACTGGCCCTGTGGGGGGTGCCCGACCCCGGTCAGCTGGCCTGGCTGGATCCTCCCCCCGCCGGGGCGCTCACGGCCGCCCGCGAGCTGCTGGCGGAGCTGGGGGTGCTGGATGAGAAAGGGCGGGTGACGGAGGAAGGGAGGCGCCTGGCCCGCTTCCCCGTCGAGGTGCGCCTGGCCCGACTGCTGCTGAGCGGCGAGAAGCTGGGTGTCTGGCCGCTGGCCTGCGATCTGGCGGCGCTGCTTTCCGAGCGCGACCTGCTGGCCTCGATTCCCGGCGCGGCCGTAGCCAGTGACAGCGATCTGCTCGATCGGCTTGAGGTGCTGGCGCGCTGGCGGCGACATCCTCGTTCTGAGGTCATCGCTGACCGTGCCGGGGCTGCCGTCGAACGGACCGCTCGGCAGCTGCGGCGGTTGGGGCCGAAGGGAGGCGACGAATCACCGGAGCTGGAGACGGTAGGGCGATTGCTGGCCGCCGCTTTTCCCGACCGTGTCGCCTGCGAACGGGAAGGGGGAGGCGGCCGTTACCTGCTGGCCAACGGCCAGGGCGCGCACTTGTCGCCGCGCAGCCGCGTGCATGGACAACGCTGGCTGGTGGCCGTAGAGGTGAGGGCAGGGAATCAGGGGGAAGGGGAGATCCATCTGGCCAGTGCCCTGCCGGAAAGCATGGTCGAGGCGGATTTTCGGGCGAAGCTCCCCTGGCGGCGGCGGGTGGCGTGGGACAGCCGCCAGCAGCGGGTGCAAGCCGTCGAGGAGCAACGCCTGGGCGCCTTGGTGCTGGGCTCGCGGGCGATCAAGCCTTCGGAAGAAGAATTGGTCGGGGCGGTGTTGGACGGGGTCCGTCAGCATGGGCTGGACTGCCTCTCCTGGTCGGCGGCTGACCGGCAGTTCGCGGCCCGGGTCCGTTTGCTGGCGCGGGTCTTTCCTGAAGAAGGCTGGCCCGCCATGGCAGAAGAGCAGCTGCTTGCCTCTCTGGAAACCTGGTTGTCTCCCTGGCTGGGCAAGGTTCGCACCCGGGCCGATCTGGCCCGGGTCGAGGTGGGGGCGGCCTTGGCGGCCCGGCTCGATTGGCCGCGGCGGCAGCGTCTGGATCAGCTGGCGCCGACTCACCTGGAGGTGCCGAGCGGGTCGCGGCTGGCTATTGATTATGTCGGCGGGGACCAGCCCGTGCTCGCCGTCAAGCTGCAGGAACTCTTCGGGCTGGCCGAAACGCCCCGCCTTGCCGGCGGGCGGGTGCCCCTGCTGCTGCACCTGCTGTCACCGGCCCGGCGGCCGATTCAGGTAACGACCGATTTGAAAAATTTCTGGGACAACGTCTATCCCGAGGTTAAAAAAGAGCTCAAGGGACGTTATCCCAAGCATCCCTGGCCCGACGATCCCTGGACGGCCGTTCCGACCCGCCATACGCGTCGACGCTGA